In the Corynebacterium kroppenstedtii genome, one interval contains:
- a CDS encoding DEAD/DEAH box helicase, which translates to MFAYLLHVLWPVHSGMHVWVEETDGHKVVANYSDLPRDQFPQVILDALTNRGRRTVAPRRAHAVLSTPKGRLRELTIPTVEFSPDQAVDFLITLARLQDNDELPEHMGIAAETEFVLTLLRGLEKLRMSGRVLFRMQWVDQEWIPMWQPAVGMAERVWLAQMVEATPEVLTLSGGRDLAERISVPLIDALARRTLVSMPDQEEIVQPLVRSLIDGSPLDRATGSMVVDINTWRSKMSSESYDLIFIVHEPDDVETEEPRFNPADPRAAYELAEADIERNEGMSRLADTTGNVHNNGVTAVIGPEPKIQWRIRLAYRSGTDAPAPIPQPINDPALRKRVDEQLERASHVWPQLATYGIDPDTRDYLLSTNDIVEFIDRGADTLRQIGFRVLVPAPWTKEKVRVSLSAQPAVVNGPGDAQLGFDQLLDFSWSASMGGNQLSPAEVDDLLQSSTDLVNIRGKWVQADTRVLKAASKHLSSLVNGTTGKDSSGTDEGQVTVGRLRQATDEIRRDLRDDGETGPIIADAISASPDDGNEGPDELSVDDPSVDDPSVMVEAATWISALIGVNKAIAPQRIDTPSGITVELRDYQRRGFDWLAWMTSQHLGCVLADDMGLGKTLQTLTLLAYEKENAVPSGPALVIAPTSVIGNWIAEAKKFAPNLSTYLHHGPARLEGEALTDKIAATDLIVTTYSIATRDQEVLGRTYFHRIVIDEAQQVKNPGTKNAKAVRALQASHRLALTGTPVENRLDELWAVMDFCNPGLFGKRNEFRDRYSIPIERYHDDNLTADLKALTQPFILRRVKTDPAVVDDLPEKNEAVLVAEMLPQQASLYKAVTATVAKELESKQGGIDRRGLIFKLLTGLKQICNHPAQYLGDDSPFLDGSHHRSGKVATAEPLVDEALQQGRKVLIFTQFVVFGNMLKTYFNNRYGIDVPFLNGSVERKERDRMVDTFNSPAGPPIMILSLRAGGTGLNLTGASVVIHMDRWWNPAVENQATDRAYRIGQEHDVSVYKLISKGTIEEKINDIIEGKLQLASAVVGTGEAWISELSDDELLQLVTMKEPTKPIRSEYTNARARHSLPTTSNAGRHHE; encoded by the coding sequence AGACTGATGGCCACAAGGTGGTGGCTAATTACTCCGATCTACCGCGTGACCAGTTCCCCCAGGTCATTCTGGATGCGTTAACTAATCGTGGTCGGCGGACAGTGGCGCCACGGCGTGCGCACGCTGTGCTATCAACACCAAAAGGTCGTCTCCGTGAGTTGACGATCCCCACAGTAGAGTTCAGCCCGGATCAGGCGGTTGATTTTCTGATAACGCTGGCCCGCTTGCAGGACAATGACGAGCTTCCTGAGCACATGGGTATTGCGGCGGAGACGGAATTCGTACTCACTCTCTTGCGGGGATTGGAAAAACTCCGCATGTCTGGGCGCGTTCTCTTCCGAATGCAGTGGGTTGATCAGGAATGGATTCCGATGTGGCAGCCCGCAGTTGGCATGGCTGAGCGCGTTTGGCTTGCCCAGATGGTCGAGGCAACACCAGAGGTGTTGACACTGTCCGGCGGTCGTGATCTCGCTGAACGGATTTCTGTCCCACTTATCGACGCCTTAGCCCGGCGGACCTTGGTGTCCATGCCTGATCAAGAGGAAATCGTTCAGCCCCTGGTCCGCTCACTTATTGACGGGTCGCCTTTGGATCGGGCAACCGGGTCGATGGTCGTCGATATCAATACGTGGCGTAGCAAAATGTCGTCGGAAAGCTATGACCTTATTTTTATTGTTCATGAACCCGACGATGTGGAAACGGAAGAACCGCGTTTCAACCCCGCGGATCCGCGTGCCGCCTATGAGCTGGCGGAAGCGGACATAGAACGAAATGAAGGCATGTCCCGGCTGGCCGATACGACAGGTAACGTGCACAACAACGGTGTCACTGCCGTAATAGGGCCTGAACCCAAAATTCAGTGGCGAATTCGGTTGGCTTATCGCTCGGGTACCGACGCACCCGCACCGATTCCGCAGCCGATCAATGACCCCGCGCTTCGCAAGCGTGTGGATGAGCAATTAGAGCGGGCTAGCCATGTGTGGCCACAACTTGCCACGTATGGCATTGACCCTGATACACGCGACTACCTTTTGTCCACGAACGACATTGTGGAATTTATTGATCGAGGTGCAGATACACTTCGGCAAATAGGGTTCCGGGTCTTGGTTCCAGCGCCATGGACAAAAGAAAAAGTCCGAGTGTCGCTGTCAGCACAGCCCGCAGTGGTGAACGGACCAGGTGACGCACAACTGGGTTTCGATCAGCTCTTAGACTTCTCATGGTCCGCGTCCATGGGCGGCAACCAGCTATCGCCCGCGGAGGTAGACGACCTCCTTCAATCCAGCACTGACCTCGTCAACATTCGAGGGAAATGGGTGCAAGCTGATACCCGTGTGCTTAAGGCAGCATCGAAGCACTTATCGTCTCTGGTGAACGGAACCACGGGCAAGGACAGCAGCGGTACCGACGAGGGACAGGTAACAGTAGGCCGGCTACGTCAGGCTACCGACGAGATTCGGCGCGATCTTCGTGACGATGGCGAAACAGGACCAATTATTGCCGACGCAATATCTGCTTCACCTGACGACGGGAATGAGGGTCCCGATGAACTTAGCGTGGATGACCCCAGCGTAGACGACCCCAGCGTGATGGTGGAAGCAGCGACGTGGATTAGTGCGCTCATCGGAGTAAATAAAGCCATTGCGCCTCAGCGCATCGACACCCCCTCGGGGATAACTGTTGAGCTGAGAGACTATCAGCGTCGAGGTTTTGACTGGCTCGCGTGGATGACGTCGCAGCACCTCGGTTGTGTACTAGCCGATGATATGGGCCTCGGAAAAACGCTGCAGACATTGACACTCTTGGCCTATGAGAAAGAAAATGCAGTGCCGTCAGGGCCGGCCCTTGTTATTGCTCCTACATCAGTGATAGGGAATTGGATTGCGGAGGCAAAAAAATTCGCACCGAACCTGAGCACGTACTTACACCACGGTCCCGCCCGGCTCGAGGGTGAAGCACTGACGGATAAGATTGCTGCAACCGACCTCATTGTCACCACCTACTCGATCGCGACGCGGGATCAAGAGGTCCTAGGTCGGACATATTTTCACCGCATCGTTATAGATGAAGCCCAGCAGGTGAAAAATCCCGGGACGAAGAATGCGAAAGCTGTCCGGGCTTTGCAGGCATCTCACCGGCTTGCACTTACTGGTACACCCGTGGAGAACAGGTTAGATGAGCTGTGGGCAGTGATGGATTTTTGTAATCCGGGCCTCTTTGGGAAACGTAACGAGTTTCGCGACCGGTACTCCATTCCCATTGAGCGGTACCACGATGACAACTTGACGGCGGATTTAAAGGCGCTCACGCAACCATTCATTCTCCGGCGAGTAAAAACAGATCCCGCCGTTGTCGATGATCTTCCCGAAAAGAACGAAGCCGTATTGGTAGCAGAGATGCTTCCGCAGCAGGCGAGCCTGTATAAAGCTGTCACGGCCACAGTGGCTAAGGAACTCGAGTCCAAACAAGGCGGAATCGATCGTCGGGGGCTCATATTTAAGCTGCTTACAGGATTAAAACAAATATGCAACCACCCCGCGCAGTATCTGGGGGATGACTCACCATTCTTGGATGGATCCCACCATCGCTCCGGTAAAGTCGCCACCGCCGAACCGCTCGTGGATGAAGCGCTTCAGCAAGGCCGAAAAGTGCTGATCTTCACCCAATTTGTCGTGTTCGGAAACATGCTCAAAACATATTTCAATAATCGATATGGAATTGACGTCCCTTTTCTTAACGGCTCGGTAGAGAGAAAAGAGCGGGACCGCATGGTAGACACTTTTAATTCCCCGGCAGGCCCACCGATCATGATTCTGTCTCTCCGAGCAGGAGGAACCGGCCTGAACCTCACTGGAGCTAGCGTTGTTATTCACATGGACCGGTGGTGGAATCCGGCTGTCGAAAATCAAGCCACTGACCGCGCCTATCGCATTGGCCAAGAACACGATGTCAGCGTCTATAAGCTAATTAGTAAAGGGACGATTGAAGAGAAAATTAACGATATCATCGAAGGGAAACTCCAACTGGCCAGCGCTGTTGTCGGCACTGGTGAAGCATGGATTTCCGAGCTGTCAGATGATGAGCTTCTCCAGTTGGTCACCATGAAGGAACCTACAAAGCCTATTCGGTCCGAATACACCAACGCTCGAGCGCGGCATAGCCTGCCAACGACCAGCAATGCCGGGAGACACCATGAGTGA
- a CDS encoding metallophosphoesterase family protein has translation MIPSHSHPEKVTGTINHGHASARGHARILHTSDWQLGMERWFLKTDKGTNSDDGGLDSQALYTQARFTVIKRMADIAHERQCDAVVVAGDVFDSPQVGERIQNRFIEAIERFTPIPIVFLPGNHDPYQIGSMWNSPFATRIQEAGGIIISDYSIHHLGGVDVVGAPLTSNKPTEDTVSAVLRNLEPSSGVRVLLGHGQPRRDWYESTAHADHAVDMDNVDQALDTHKVDYIAMGDTHSVEKLDSRGGMWFSGSPEPTDFDDRERNSGYCLVVDIDVADGTTTLTVDPVHVAEWSFHSDVREVNADADIEQWFSDLNNMRDASTTVIKSTLSGRISLEQDSRIEEYRQRIASKFAAFYDNEGKSELSIVPDSLDADAFNLHGYFRKVLDDLDPEDDTDREALRILYQLNQRYQESE, from the coding sequence ATGATTCCCTCACACTCTCACCCCGAGAAAGTAACAGGCACGATTAATCATGGGCATGCCTCAGCGCGCGGTCATGCTCGCATTCTTCACACTTCCGACTGGCAGCTCGGAATGGAACGGTGGTTCCTGAAAACAGACAAAGGCACGAATAGCGACGACGGTGGCCTTGATTCTCAAGCGCTCTATACGCAAGCTCGGTTCACAGTCATTAAACGAATGGCAGATATAGCTCACGAGCGACAGTGTGATGCCGTCGTTGTCGCTGGAGACGTCTTTGACTCTCCGCAGGTAGGGGAGCGGATTCAGAACCGCTTCATTGAGGCGATTGAACGCTTCACTCCGATCCCCATCGTATTTTTACCTGGTAACCATGACCCTTACCAGATAGGGAGCATGTGGAACTCGCCATTTGCTACCCGCATACAAGAGGCGGGAGGAATCATTATTTCCGACTATTCCATCCACCACCTTGGCGGTGTTGATGTTGTGGGAGCGCCACTGACCAGCAATAAACCAACTGAAGATACGGTGTCGGCTGTCCTACGCAACCTTGAACCGTCTTCTGGGGTCCGGGTTCTGTTAGGACACGGTCAGCCCCGACGAGACTGGTATGAGTCTACGGCTCACGCAGATCACGCGGTCGACATGGACAATGTAGACCAAGCACTGGATACTCATAAGGTTGACTACATTGCCATGGGAGACACCCACTCCGTAGAAAAACTTGATTCCCGCGGAGGTATGTGGTTTTCCGGATCCCCTGAGCCAACTGATTTCGACGATCGTGAACGAAACTCGGGATATTGCTTAGTTGTTGATATTGATGTTGCCGACGGAACCACGACGTTGACAGTTGATCCTGTCCACGTGGCTGAGTGGTCCTTTCATTCCGATGTGCGCGAAGTGAACGCTGACGCGGATATAGAACAATGGTTTTCTGACCTCAATAACATGCGTGACGCCTCAACGACCGTCATAAAGAGCACACTCTCCGGAAGAATCAGCCTTGAACAAGATAGCCGGATAGAGGAATACAGACAACGCATAGCTTCGAAATTCGCGGCATTTTACGACAATGAGGGTAAATCAGAGCTCAGCATTGTCCCCGATTCCCTCGATGCGGATGCCTTTAATCTACACGGGTATTTCCGGAAAGTTCTCGACGATCTTGATCCTGAAGACGATACCGATAGGGAAGCGCTAAGAATTCTTTACCAACTTAATCAGCGGTATCAGGAAAGCGAGTAA
- a CDS encoding ATP-binding protein has protein sequence MVMKIHKIDIRNFRGIDHVTLEFPNTGVTVISGPNEVGKSSVVKALTMWKSALYSSTKAEVKAAKPVDKDVAPEVTVEMTVDGQHFSMYKRWLKNSQAELRILSPLRTTKTGKEAESWVNEVFSSSDQSMPFDALTVSQNSGTWDFLDVGNYAALENSLSESDSSDDGDAVGLRGDIKSEFDKYFTPAAKPRAGVHKDAISEYEKAKEDEKDAENAAEKLANLRAELERISHKLDDDKKTLTDVCALRDSAKNEKKKIDEARAKLEQAQQGRKDAESALQRQRELKQSRTQLHDDYAERKQQAAKAEEKYNQVAKQAESYEARVKAAQDTYDNAQRVKTYADLELDKLKTHRDWAASMKEAEQVRTKLLSGDAANKRRHEAESKLDDGSSIIDDDAFDDLKKSQEAWRNQEEALGFAVGKIHIEGPDGDPAVGDYPMDRPRRIELGEYTLEIHPSAETRDRRKDVDSAHEVFTGLLRKHELGSFDDVERRHNAYIQARNERDAAQRDQEIAWGNQPREVIETKLQELRRSADDYEEQYQDLLDREAQRNSSHDSDGDLMAGRRTHEMLKVESVPSSEDIHRARAERDHAEHAFAVARRDLEKLRQEDVAVQLSREKANRDSANKERDRALEKLAEAQAALSDEVLTNNFHEAEEQWDYRRGVYDKAVRNLKALDPEQNTKKLEDAKRRERALMQAIENSRKEQSHLQGLIEGSGSPDADLQEKKTILKQKENTLNAVRMRANAIRRLYDLVEKHFEDAKKEYLEPYINLLTEKAGHVFGPDVSFTSEGDAGHGRSTSRKSRGKKATSASTISQRVLNGRAVNLADLSGGAAEQLQIVQRLAVAELVGDQSVPVFLDDALGYADSERARKMNELLTESGKKHQIIVMTCVPERYKSVEAAKRIEMTGTK, from the coding sequence ATGGTGATGAAAATTCACAAAATTGATATTAGGAACTTCCGCGGTATCGACCACGTTACTTTAGAATTCCCAAATACTGGTGTAACAGTGATCTCTGGGCCTAATGAGGTGGGGAAATCTAGTGTTGTCAAAGCACTAACGATGTGGAAGTCAGCCTTGTACTCAAGCACAAAAGCGGAAGTTAAAGCTGCCAAACCCGTGGACAAGGATGTTGCCCCCGAAGTTACTGTGGAGATGACTGTCGATGGACAGCACTTCTCGATGTACAAGAGGTGGCTGAAAAACTCTCAAGCAGAACTTAGGATTCTTAGTCCACTGCGAACAACTAAGACCGGAAAAGAAGCAGAGTCATGGGTTAATGAGGTTTTTTCCTCAAGCGACCAATCAATGCCTTTTGATGCCTTGACGGTCAGCCAGAACAGTGGGACATGGGATTTCCTCGATGTTGGGAACTATGCTGCACTCGAGAATAGTCTCTCCGAATCTGATAGTAGTGATGACGGCGACGCGGTTGGTTTACGAGGGGACATTAAGAGTGAGTTCGATAAATACTTCACACCAGCGGCCAAACCACGAGCAGGTGTGCATAAAGACGCTATTAGTGAGTATGAAAAGGCGAAGGAAGATGAGAAAGATGCTGAAAATGCTGCAGAAAAGTTAGCGAATTTGCGAGCAGAGTTGGAGAGAATCTCCCACAAACTCGACGACGATAAAAAAACACTTACCGACGTGTGTGCATTACGTGATAGTGCGAAAAACGAAAAAAAGAAAATCGATGAGGCTCGGGCGAAACTGGAGCAGGCGCAACAAGGTCGGAAAGACGCTGAATCCGCGCTTCAACGTCAGCGAGAGTTAAAGCAAAGCCGGACGCAGCTTCACGACGATTATGCTGAACGCAAACAGCAGGCAGCGAAGGCAGAAGAGAAATATAACCAGGTAGCAAAACAAGCTGAATCCTATGAGGCTCGGGTTAAAGCTGCTCAAGATACGTATGACAACGCGCAGCGGGTTAAAACATATGCGGATTTAGAGTTGGACAAGCTGAAAACTCACCGAGATTGGGCCGCGTCCATGAAGGAGGCCGAACAGGTTCGAACCAAGCTACTGTCAGGAGATGCTGCTAACAAGCGTCGACACGAAGCTGAGAGCAAACTCGATGACGGCTCATCCATTATCGATGACGACGCGTTTGATGACCTGAAAAAGAGTCAAGAGGCGTGGCGTAACCAGGAAGAGGCCTTAGGCTTTGCGGTAGGGAAGATCCATATTGAGGGTCCTGACGGTGACCCCGCTGTAGGGGACTACCCCATGGATAGGCCCCGGCGCATTGAACTGGGGGAATACACACTGGAAATTCACCCCTCTGCTGAGACGCGCGACCGAAGGAAAGATGTCGATTCCGCGCACGAGGTCTTCACAGGTTTGTTAAGAAAGCATGAGTTGGGTTCGTTTGATGACGTTGAACGACGTCATAATGCCTATATACAGGCTCGCAATGAACGTGATGCCGCACAGCGTGATCAAGAAATAGCTTGGGGAAACCAACCGCGTGAGGTCATCGAGACGAAGCTACAAGAGTTGCGCCGTTCTGCCGATGACTATGAAGAGCAGTACCAAGACCTCCTCGACAGAGAAGCGCAGCGTAATTCTAGCCATGACTCAGATGGTGACCTTATGGCCGGCAGGCGAACTCATGAAATGTTAAAAGTCGAGAGTGTGCCGTCGAGTGAGGACATTCATCGAGCTAGGGCGGAGAGAGATCATGCCGAGCATGCTTTTGCTGTGGCACGCCGCGACCTGGAGAAACTTCGTCAAGAAGATGTGGCCGTCCAGCTATCGCGCGAGAAAGCCAATCGCGATTCGGCGAACAAGGAACGCGACAGAGCCTTAGAAAAGTTAGCCGAAGCGCAGGCTGCTCTCTCCGACGAGGTTCTAACGAATAACTTCCACGAAGCAGAAGAGCAGTGGGATTACCGACGCGGTGTATACGACAAAGCCGTCCGCAATCTCAAGGCACTTGACCCCGAGCAGAACACTAAGAAACTCGAGGACGCCAAACGTCGAGAACGGGCTCTTATGCAAGCAATCGAAAACTCGAGGAAAGAACAGTCTCATCTTCAAGGACTGATTGAAGGATCCGGGTCGCCTGATGCAGATCTTCAGGAGAAAAAGACGATCCTTAAGCAAAAAGAAAACACTCTAAATGCTGTCAGGATGCGGGCCAACGCTATCCGCCGCTTATACGACTTAGTGGAAAAGCATTTCGAAGATGCGAAGAAAGAGTACCTAGAGCCATATATCAACCTTCTTACTGAGAAGGCTGGCCACGTTTTTGGCCCGGACGTGTCATTCACGTCAGAGGGCGATGCCGGTCATGGTAGATCAACAAGCAGGAAAAGTAGGGGCAAGAAAGCCACTAGCGCGTCGACAATCTCGCAGCGTGTTCTCAATGGCCGAGCAGTTAACCTCGCCGACCTATCCGGTGGCGCTGCCGAGCAACTGCAGATCGTCCAGCGCCTAGCAGTCGCGGAGCTAGTCGGAGATCAGAGCGTACCTGTCTTCCTCGACGATGCCCTGGGGTATGCGGATAGTGAGAGGGCCAGGAAAATGAATGAACTGCTGACGGAATCAGGAAAGAAACACCAGATCATCGTCATGACATGTGTTCCCGAACGGTATAAATCTGTCGAAGCAGCGAAAAGGATCGAAATGACCGGAACGAAGTAA
- a CDS encoding HAD-IIA family hydrolase: protein MDGVLVKEGDIIPGADEFLNELRDNDVEYMVLTNNSIYTPRDLSARLERTGIDIPAERIWTSAKATAAFLASQKEVSTAYAVGESGLTTALHEIGWILTDSDPEYVVLGETRTYSFEAITTAIRLIRRGAKFICTNPDITGPSPEGVLPATGAVASLIQTASMKEPYYVGKPNPMMMRSALRRIGVHSENTVMVGDRMDTDIKAGMEAGMKTILVRSGITDDDMIENFPYRPSRVIDSVKDLVGNVHDPCGEFEE, encoded by the coding sequence ATGGATGGTGTGTTGGTCAAAGAAGGCGACATCATTCCTGGTGCGGACGAGTTCCTTAATGAGCTTCGCGATAATGATGTCGAATATATGGTGCTCACCAATAACTCGATCTATACCCCACGCGATTTGTCCGCGCGGTTGGAGCGGACGGGGATCGATATTCCTGCCGAACGTATCTGGACATCTGCTAAAGCCACTGCTGCTTTTCTCGCTAGCCAGAAAGAAGTATCGACGGCGTATGCCGTCGGTGAATCGGGATTAACCACTGCCCTTCACGAAATAGGGTGGATTCTGACCGACTCGGATCCCGAATACGTTGTGCTTGGGGAGACTCGCACCTATTCATTCGAGGCCATTACGACAGCGATTCGGCTCATCCGCCGAGGTGCAAAATTTATTTGTACTAACCCTGATATCACGGGGCCATCGCCGGAAGGGGTGCTGCCCGCCACTGGTGCCGTTGCGTCTCTGATCCAGACGGCATCAATGAAAGAACCTTATTATGTCGGCAAGCCGAATCCAATGATGATGAGGTCGGCGCTTCGCCGTATCGGTGTCCACTCCGAGAACACCGTTATGGTGGGCGATCGCATGGATACTGACATCAAGGCCGGAATGGAAGCCGGTATGAAAACAATCCTCGTTCGTTCCGGTATTACCGACGATGACATGATTGAGAACTTCCCCTACCGGCCTAGCCGCGTGATTGACTCAGTCAAAGATCTCGTCGGAAATGTTCACGATCCCTGCGGTGAATTCGAGGAATAA